The Neovison vison isolate M4711 chromosome 13, ASM_NN_V1, whole genome shotgun sequence genome includes a region encoding these proteins:
- the AKT1 gene encoding RAC-alpha serine/threonine-protein kinase produces MNDVAIVKEGWLHKRGEYIKTWRPRYFLLKNDGTFIGYKERPQDVEQRESPLNNFSVAQCQLMKTERPRPNTFIIRCLQWTTVIERTFHVETPEEREEWTTAIQTVADGLKRQEEEMMDFRSGSPSDNSGAEEMEVSLAKPKHRVTMNEFEYLKLLGKGTFGKVILVKEKATGRYYAMKILKKEVIVAKDEVAHTLTENRVLQNSRHPFLTALKYSFQTHDRLCFVMEYANGGELFFHLSRERVFPEDRARFYGAEIVSALHYLHSEKNVVYRDLKLENLMLDKDGHIKITDFGLCKEGIKDGATMKTFCGTPEYLAPEVLEDNDYGRAVDWWGLGVVMYEMLCGRLPFYNQDHEKLFELILMEELRFPRTLSPEAKSLLSGLLRKDPKQRLGGGPEDAKEIMQHRFFASIVWQDVYEKKLSPPFKPQVTSETDTRYFDEEFTAQMITITPPDQGDTMEGEDSERRPHFPQFSYSASGTA; encoded by the exons GGGAGTACATCAAAACCTGGCGGCCGAGGTACTTCCTGCTCAAGAACGACGGCACCTTCATCGGCTACAAGGAGCGGCCCCAGGATGTGGAGCAGCGGGAGTCCCCTCTGAACAACTTCTCCGTGGCTC AATGCCAGCTGATGAAGACGGAGCGGCCCCGGCCCAACACTTTCATCATCCGCTGCCTGCAGTGGACCACGGTGATCGAGCGGACCTTCCACGTGGAGACCCCTGAGGAGCG GGAGGAGTGGACGACCGCCATCCAGACGGTGGCCGATGGGCTcaagaggcaggaggaggagatgaTGGACTTCAGGTCGGGCTCGCCCAGTGACAACTCGGGGGCCGAGGAGATGGAGGTGTCCCTGGCCAAGCCCAAGCACCGTGTG ACCATGAATGAGTTTGAGTACCTGAAGCTGCTGGGGAAGGGCACGTTCGGGAAGGTGATCCTGGTGAAGGAGAAGGCCACGGGCCGCTACTATGCCATGAAAATCCTGAAGAAGGAGGTCATCGTGGCTAAG GACGAGGTCGCCCACACGCTCACGGAGAACCGTGTTCTCCAGAACTCGAGGCATCCGTTCCTGACA GCCCTGAAGTACTCCTTCCAGACCCACGACCGCCTCTGCTTCGTCATGGAGTACGCCAACGGGGGCGAG ctcttcttccaccTGTCCCGGGAGCGCGTGTTCCCCGAGGACCGGGCCCGCTTCTACGGCGCCGAGATCGTGTCCGCCCTGCACTACCTGCACTCAGAGAAGAACGTCGTCTACCGCGACCTCAAG CTGGAGAACCTCATGCTGGACAAGGACGGGCACATTAAGATCACCGACTTCGGCCTGTGCAAGGAGGGCATCAAGGACGGGGCCACCATGAAGACCTTCTGCGGGACGCCCGAGTACCTGGCCCCCGAG GTGCTGGAGGACAACGACTACGGCCGGGCGGTCGACTGGTGGGGGCTGGGCGTGGTCATGTATGAGATGCTGTGCGGCCGCCTGCCCTTCTACAACCAGGACCACGAGAAGCTCTTCGAGCTCATCCTCATGGAGGAGCTCCGCTTCCCGCGCACGCTCAGCCCCGAGGCCAAGTCCCTGCTGTCGGGGCTGCTCCGGAAGGACCCGAAGCAGAG GCTTGGAGGGGGCCCGGAGGACGCCAAGGAGATCATGCAGCACCGTTTCTTCGCTAGCATCGTGTGGCAGGACGTGTATGAGAAGAAG CTCAGTCCGCCCTTCAAGCCCCAGGTCACGTCGGAGACGGACACCCGGTACTTTGACGAGGAGTTCACGGCGCAGATGATCACCATCACGCCACCCGACCAAG GTGACACCATGGAGGGCGAGGACAGCGAGCGGAGGCCCCACTTCCCACAGTTCTCCTACTCGGCCAGCGGCACGGCCTGA